A stretch of DNA from Aciduliprofundum sp. MAR08-339:
GATTTATATTAATTTTTCACAATTTTTCAAGCACACTGGCAACAAGGAGAGGAAGAATGACAGTAACGTCTCCTTCCACGGTCACGTACTTAGCATCCTCTCTGACCTTACCCCAGGATACAGCCTCGCGCACCCTTGCACCACTCAGGGAGCCGTCCCACTCAACCGCGGTTGTGATGTAAACCGCATAATCCAAACCCTCTCTGAACTGATTCCACCATATAGTGTGGTGCTTTGAGATTCCTCCACCAAGCATGAGTGCGCCTGTCTTACTCGCATCAAACACTATATCCGCAAGTTCATGCTCGTCCTTCAGGATATCTATACGGAAATCAGGATGCATTTCCCTGAATGACCACAACTGCGAGCCGAATGATCCGTCGGTTATGCCGGGAACATAAACGGGAATATTATTTTTATGGGCCCAGTAAAGGATAGAATCCTCACCCAACCTTTTTCCAAACTCCTCAATTATCTCCCTAGGTCCCCACTCCTTCTTCTCCCTGTATAACTCCTCCAGAATGGGCATCATAAAGTTCTCCATTACCTCACCGTACGATTCATTTGGTACAAGAACATTGCCAAGACGATTCACACCCATCCTGTGCAATTCCACATCGTCCAGGAGAAACGAGCCATGGTAGTAGGACTTGAAACTCCTCGCAATATCGTGATCCAGAGTGCCGCAGGTTGTGATGATCACATCCACAAGTTTCCTTTTAACAAGTTCTTTTATGACACCCCTGGTGCCAGTGGCAATTATGCACGCTGGAAAAGAGAGGAATGTGGTATTTTCCTCGGAAAACATTCTGAGAAGGATCTTCTCCGCTATGGCAAGGTGCTTTGCCACAAATCCACCAGACCTGTAGAGCTGATCCATCAACTCTCCGGCTGTCATTCCCTCCCGAATATCCATATCCTCCACAGGAATCATATCATTCATCTTCCCCACCCCAGAGCACGGGGAATATCATCGTTTTTCTCAACATACTCACGCACGGGCTTCAGAATGCGGATCAACTCCCCCGCCACAGCCATCTTCAGGTCCATTGGGTGAAGTTCTCCCTTGGCATAGGCCCTTTCAAGTTCATCGTAGGAATGAAAGATGATATCCCCACCCCATTTCTCGGGTCTTTTTATCACCATTTTCTCAATATAGTACGAGAATAGAATGTGTCTTGCGATCTGAAGCACCG
This window harbors:
- a CDS encoding deoxyhypusine synthase, whose translation is MNDMIPVEDMDIREGMTAGELMDQLYRSGGFVAKHLAIAEKILLRMFSEENTTFLSFPACIIATGTRGVIKELVKRKLVDVIITTCGTLDHDIARSFKSYYHGSFLLDDVELHRMGVNRLGNVLVPNESYGEVMENFMMPILEELYREKKEWGPREIIEEFGKRLGEDSILYWAHKNNIPVYVPGITDGSFGSQLWSFREMHPDFRIDILKDEHELADIVFDASKTGALMLGGGISKHHTIWWNQFREGLDYAVYITTAVEWDGSLSGARVREAVSWGKVREDAKYVTVEGDVTVILPLLVASVLEKL